The nucleotide sequence ACCACCGGGCAATTCTTGTGGCCGTCAGCGGGCAGGTTTCATGTCCGCCACCGGGCAGTTCCTACTGTCCCTTGACACGCGCGCTCACGAAGCTCCGGCGGATACTTCTTCGGTGCTGGCATGACCCCATCCTCCGTGGAATCAGACCCTCTACCAAACCCGGGGCGATTCAAGGCCTGTGCCAACGCTGCAACCAGGTCAAGGAACAACCCGGCTGGCGCACCCAGCCCCGCATCATCGAAGGCAGGCACGTCACCGTCACCACCACACCCACCGGCCACGCGTACATCAGCACCCCACCACCACCAGTGAGCGAACCACCACCACGAAAGGTCACCAGCCTCGAGCAGCACATCCGCAAGCGACTCGAGCACACCCGACCGCGGAGCCGGCTGACGAGCACCGGCGTCGTGACGTGGTTGCCGCATCGATTGCTGCGCTAGGGTCGGCGACGAGGTGAGGAACACGATGAGCGAGATCAAGAATCTGGCCGACCGCATCGCCGGGGGCGAGCTGACGGCGGTACAGGCAACCCAGGAAGCGATCGATCGGATCGTGGCGCGAGACGACGAGATCAACGCGGTCGTCGTCCGCGATTTCGACCGGGCACTCGACGCCGCGCGGCAGGCCGACGACCGGCTCGCCGCGGGCGAACGGGCTCCGATGCTCGGCGTCCCCATGACGGTCAAGGAGAGCTACGACGTGGCGGGACTGCCGACCACGTGGGGCTTCGCCGAGCATCGCGACCACATCGCGACTGCCGACGCGCGGGCCGTACGCCGGCTCAAGGAGGCCGGCGCGATCATCGTCGGCAAGACGAACGTGCCGCCGGCGCTCGCCGACTTTCTGTCGGTCAACCCGGTGTACGGCGCGACCCACAACCCGCATCGGCACGGGCTGTCCTCCGGTGGATCGTCGGGCGGCTCGGCCGCCTCGCTCGCCGCCGGCTACGTGTGCGCCGAGATCGGCAGTGACATCGGCGGCTCGATCCGCATCCCGGCCGCGTTCTGCGGCGTGTGGGGCCTCAAGCCGACGTTCGGCCTCGTCGGCCGCGAAGGTCACTGGTGGCCCGGAACCGACGGCGGCGAGCTCAACCTCAGCGTGGCCGGTCCGCTGGCCCGAACCTCCGAGGATCTGGCCCTGCTGCTGGAGATCATCGCCGACCATCCGCTGCCGATGCCGCGGCGGACCTCGCCCGAGGGTGCCCGCATCGCCGTGATCACCGAGCATCCGGTCGCGAAGATCAGCGCCGACGTCAGCCGGGTGCTCGACGAGCAGTGCGCCCGGCTGGAGGCGAGCGGCGCGACGGTCGACCGGGCACCGCAGCTGCCCGACCTCGCGGCCACCCACCGCGACTACGTGAAGATGCTGCTGACGGTGCTCTCCCGCGGCAACGCCCCGGAGGGCGTCACGCCGGTCACGCTCAGCGCCTGGTTCGACATGATCGACCAGCAGGCCCGCACCTCGCGGGCCTGGAACGCGGCGCTCACCGACGAGTACGACGCCGTCCTCGCGCCGGTGTTCGGCTCGACCGCGTTCCCGCTGGACGAGGTGACGATGGATCACCGCACCGTCGACATCGACGGAGAGCAGACCCCCTGCGGGGCGCAGCTCGCCTGGGCCGGCCTGGCGACCTACCCCAACCTGCCGTCGGTGTGCCTGCCGGCCGGCACGGGGTCCGACGGCCTACCGATCGGGCTACAGCTGATCGGGCGGCAGTACGCCGAGCCCGAGCTGCTGGCCATCGCGGCCGGCTCCGCTCCCGGCCGCACCAGCGCCTGATGAACGGATCTGCGGGGGAGTAGGACACGCTATCGGGCGATTAGCGTGTCCTACTCCCCCGCAGAACCTCAGGCACCTCAGACGGTCTGGTCGGCGAACGCCTCCGGCGACGGGCACGAGCAGACCAGGTTGCGGTCGCCGTACGCACCGTCGATGCGGCGTACCGGCGCCCAGTACTTCGCAGCCAGGGTGTGCTCGGTGGGGAACGCGGCGTCCTGCCGCGAATACGTGTGCGGCCAGTCGCCGGCGAGCTGCAGCGCGGTGTGCGGCGCGTTGCGCAGCGGGTTGTCGGTCACGTCCCACTCCCCCGACTCGACCCGGTCGGCCTCCTGCTTGATCGCGATCATCGCGTCGCAGAAGCGATCCAGCTCCTCGAGGTTCTCCGACTCCGTCGGCTCGACCATCAGCGTCCCGGCCACCGGGAAGCTCATCGTAGGAGCGTGGAACCCGTAGTCGATCAGCCGCTTGGCGACGTCGTCGACGGTCACGCCGCTGGTCTTGGTCAACGGACGGATGTCCAGGATGCACTCGTGCGCCACCAGGCCGTCCGCGCCGGCGTACAGCACCGGGTAGTGCTCGCGCAGCCGCGCCGCGACGTAGTTGGCGTTCAGGACGGCCGTCTCGGTGGCGTGGGTGAGGCCCTCGGCACCCATCATCCGGATGTACGCCCACGAGATCGGCAGGATGCCCGCCGATCCCCACGGAGCCGCCGACACCGGACCGGGGCCGGTGGCCGGGCCGGCCTCGGCGACCAGCGGATGGTTGGGCAGGTACGGCGCCAGGTGCTCGCGGACGCCGATCGGACCGACGCCCGGACCGCCGCCGCCGTGCGGGATGCAGAACGTCTTGTGCAGGTTCAGGTGCGACACGTCGGAGCCGAACCGGCCCGGCTGCGCGAGCCCGACGAGCGCGTTGAGGTTCGCGCCGTCGACGTACACCTGGCCGCCGGCGTCGTGCACGAGCCCGCACACCTCGCTGATGGTCTCCTCGTACACGCCGTGCGTCGACGGGTAGGTGACCATCATGGCGGCGAGCTGGTCACCGTGCTGGGCGATCTTGGCCTTCAGGTCGTCCACGTCGACGTTGCCGTCCTCGTCGCACTTCACCACGACGACCTTCAGGCCGGCCATCACCGCGGACGCCGCGTTGGTGCCGTGCGCGGACGACGGGATCAGGCAGACGCGGCGCTCGGCGTGCCCGTTGGCCTCGTGGTACTTCGCGATGGCGAGCAGCCCGGCGAACTCGCCCTGCGAGCCGGCGTTCGGCTGCAGCGACACCGAGTGGTAGCCGGTGACCTCGGCCAGCCATCCGGCGAGGTCGTCGAACAGCCGCGCATACCCGCGGGCCTGCTCGACCGGGGCGAAGGGATGCAACCCGCCGAACTCCGGCCAGGTGATCGCTTCCATCTCGGTGGTGGCGTTGAGCTTCATGGTGCACGAGCCGAGCGGGATCATGCCGCGGTCGAGGGCGTAGTCCTTGTCGGAGAGCCGGCGCAGGTAGCGCAGCATCGCGGTCTCCGAGTGGTGCGCCGAGAACACCGGGTGGGTCAGGTACTCGCTCTCGCGGTCGAGCACGAGCGCCTCGTCGGCGGTGTCGACCAGCGCCCCGACGCCGAACGCGGCTAGCACGCCGGCCAGGTCGCCGTCGGTGGTGGTCTCGTCGCAGGACAGCTGCACGGTGTCGGCGTCCACCCGCCACAGGTTGATCCCGTTGTCGAGCGCCGCCGCGACCACGTCGTCCGCGCGGCCGGGCACCCGCATCGTGAGGGTGTCGAAGTAGGACGCCGTGACGACCTCGACTCCGCCGTCGGCCAGCGACGTGGCCAGCCGGGCGGCCTGCCGGTGCACGCGGGCCGCGATCTCACGCAGCCCGACGGGTCCGTGGTAGACGGCGTACATCGACGCCATGATCGCGAGCAGCACCTGCGCGGTGCAGATGTTGGAAGTCGCCTTCTCGCGGCGAATGTGCTGCTCGCGGGTCTGCAGCGCGAGGCGGTACGCCGGGGCCCCGGCCGCGTCGACCGACACGCCGACGAGACGCCCGGGCATGGTCCGCTGCAGCCCGGTGCGGACCGCCATGAAGCCGGCGTGCGGGCCGCCGTACCCCATGGGGACGCCGAAGCGCTGGGCGGAGCCGACGGCGACGTCGGCGCCCAGCTCGCCCGGCGAGGTCAGCAGGGTGAGGGCGAGGAGGTCCGTGGCCACCGTGACGAGCGCCCCGGCGCCGTGCGCGGCCCGGACGATCTCCCGCGGGTCGCGGATCTCCCCGGAGGACGCCGGGTACTGCAGCAGCACGCCGAACACGTCGCCGAGGTCGGCATCCGCGTGGAACAGCGCCTCCTCGAGGCCGACGCCGAGGTCGAGCACCAGGACCCGCAGGCCGAGGGCATCGGCGCGGGTCTGCACGACGGCGAGCGTCTGCGGGAAGATGTCGGCGTCCACGACGAAGGTCGGCCGCTCGGACTTGCCCTTCCACGAGCGCAGGCTCAGCGTCATCGCCTCGGCCGCCGCGGTCGCCTCGTCGAGCAGGGACGCGCCGGCGATGTCGAGCCCGGTGAGGTCGCAGACCATCGTCTGGAAGTTCAGCAGCGCCTCGAGCCGGCCCTGGGAGATCTCCGGCTGGTACGGCGTGTACGCGGTGTACCAGGCGGGTGACTCCAGCACGTTGCGCTTGATGACGCCCGGCACGTGCGTGTCGTAGTAGCCCAGCCCGATCATCGAGCGCTTGCGCTCGTTCTGGTCGGCCAGCGCGCGCAGCTCGTCGATGGCCTCCGGCTCGGTCGCCGCCGCGGGCAGGTCCAGCGTCCCGGGGATCCGGATGCCACTGGGTACCGCCCTGTCCATCAGCTCGCGCAGGGACGACGCACCGACGACGGCGAGCATGCTCTGGACGTCGCTGTCGGACGGGCCGATGTGCCGACGTTCGAAGGAAAGATGGTCAGTGCTCACGCGGACTCCAGGACAGACGAGTACAGGTCGTCTCCCCCTCAGTCGAGCGTGCGAGCCCTTCAGAGATGCCTGTCCCGCACGGTCCTGGTGCCTGAGAGGTTGCGGGGAGTGTTGCCCCTTCGGCGCTCGCCCAGCCGCGGCGAGACTCTCCCACGCGGGATGGTCAGCGCCATCCAGATTACCTCACGACGACGCCCCGGCGCCTCAGGCGGTGGCGGCCTTCCGGGCCATGCGGCGCCGCGCGAGCTCGTCGCCGGCCGTGGACGTCTCGTCGACGTCCGTGCGCACCGAGGGCAGGTGCTCCAGCGAGCCGGTGAGCTCCTTGAGCGCGCCCGACACCGCGATCCCGAAGACGCCCTGGCCACCGGCCAGCAGGTCGACCACCTCTTCGGCGGAGGTGCACTCGTAGACCGTGGTCCCGTCGGACAGCAGGGTGATGTTGGCCAGGTCGTCGACGCCGCGCTGGCGCAGGTGGTCGACGGCGGTGCGCACGTTCTGCAGGGAGATCCCGGTGTCGAGCAACCGCTTGACGACCTTCAGCACGAGGATGTCCTTGAACGAGTAGAGCCGCTGCGAGCCCGAGCCGCTCGCGGTCCGGATGCTCGGGGCCACCAGCCCGGTGCGCGCCCAGTAGTCCAGCTGCCGGTAGGTGATGCCGGCGGCGTTGCAGGCCACCGGGCCGCGGTAGCCGACCAGGTCGGCGCGCACCGCCGCCTCACGGGCGTCCGGGAAAAGCGCGTCCTGAATGTGGCGATCGCTCACGAGTTCCTCCAAGTTGGGGGCCGGCGCCCAGGCGCCAAAGCACACCGAGGTAATTCACGGTACGCATCCACCGTCGGTGGCGTCAATGACACCGTACGGGCGAGCGAACCCTGAACCTTCACTTCAGGGTTAAGCCACGCGCTGTGTGACCCAATCGTGATCAGGAGCCGGCGAAGTCCTCGGGGGTGACGTTGTCGAGGAACTCGCGGAACTTCTCGACCTCGTCCTCGGACTCCTCGCCGTCCTCGCCGGCGGTGGCCTCGTCGATGGTGATCCCGGCCTGCTCGATCAGGTCGTCGTCGGCCAGGATGACCGCCCCGGTGCGCAGCGCGAGCGCGATGCCGTCGGAGGGCCGCACGGTGACCGGTTCGGCGCCCTGCAGGTCCAGCTCGGCGAAGTACAGCCCGTCCTTCATGCCGGTGATCCGGACCCGCTCCAGCTTCGAGCCCAGCGCCTCGATGACGTTGACCAGCAGGTCATGGGTCAGCGGACGCGGCGGCTTGATGCCCTGCTGCTCGTAGGCGATGGCGCTCGCCTCGGCGCTGCCGATCCAGATCGGGAGGAACTTCTCCCCCTCGACCTCGGTCAGCAGGACGATCGGCTGATTCGCCGGCAGCTCGACACGTACGCCGACGACACTCATCTCGCGCATCTGCTCGGCTCCTTCCTAGGAGTTGACCTGGCGGCGCAGCCCGGAACGGACCAGCGTCGCGTGCAAGCGCACCGACAGGGCGGCGAGCTCACGAATCGTCTCTTCGGCCTTGCCGCGAGACTCGGGCGTCTT is from Cumulibacter manganitolerans and encodes:
- a CDS encoding amidase family protein, whose protein sequence is MSEIKNLADRIAGGELTAVQATQEAIDRIVARDDEINAVVVRDFDRALDAARQADDRLAAGERAPMLGVPMTVKESYDVAGLPTTWGFAEHRDHIATADARAVRRLKEAGAIIVGKTNVPPALADFLSVNPVYGATHNPHRHGLSSGGSSGGSAASLAAGYVCAEIGSDIGGSIRIPAAFCGVWGLKPTFGLVGREGHWWPGTDGGELNLSVAGPLARTSEDLALLLEIIADHPLPMPRRTSPEGARIAVITEHPVAKISADVSRVLDEQCARLEASGATVDRAPQLPDLAATHRDYVKMLLTVLSRGNAPEGVTPVTLSAWFDMIDQQARTSRAWNAALTDEYDAVLAPVFGSTAFPLDEVTMDHRTVDIDGEQTPCGAQLAWAGLATYPNLPSVCLPAGTGSDGLPIGLQLIGRQYAEPELLAIAAGSAPGRTSA
- the gcvP gene encoding aminomethyl-transferring glycine dehydrogenase, producing MSTDHLSFERRHIGPSDSDVQSMLAVVGASSLRELMDRAVPSGIRIPGTLDLPAAATEPEAIDELRALADQNERKRSMIGLGYYDTHVPGVIKRNVLESPAWYTAYTPYQPEISQGRLEALLNFQTMVCDLTGLDIAGASLLDEATAAAEAMTLSLRSWKGKSERPTFVVDADIFPQTLAVVQTRADALGLRVLVLDLGVGLEEALFHADADLGDVFGVLLQYPASSGEIRDPREIVRAAHGAGALVTVATDLLALTLLTSPGELGADVAVGSAQRFGVPMGYGGPHAGFMAVRTGLQRTMPGRLVGVSVDAAGAPAYRLALQTREQHIRREKATSNICTAQVLLAIMASMYAVYHGPVGLREIAARVHRQAARLATSLADGGVEVVTASYFDTLTMRVPGRADDVVAAALDNGINLWRVDADTVQLSCDETTTDGDLAGVLAAFGVGALVDTADEALVLDRESEYLTHPVFSAHHSETAMLRYLRRLSDKDYALDRGMIPLGSCTMKLNATTEMEAITWPEFGGLHPFAPVEQARGYARLFDDLAGWLAEVTGYHSVSLQPNAGSQGEFAGLLAIAKYHEANGHAERRVCLIPSSAHGTNAASAVMAGLKVVVVKCDEDGNVDVDDLKAKIAQHGDQLAAMMVTYPSTHGVYEETISEVCGLVHDAGGQVYVDGANLNALVGLAQPGRFGSDVSHLNLHKTFCIPHGGGGPGVGPIGVREHLAPYLPNHPLVAEAGPATGPGPVSAAPWGSAGILPISWAYIRMMGAEGLTHATETAVLNANYVAARLREHYPVLYAGADGLVAHECILDIRPLTKTSGVTVDDVAKRLIDYGFHAPTMSFPVAGTLMVEPTESENLEELDRFCDAMIAIKQEADRVESGEWDVTDNPLRNAPHTALQLAGDWPHTYSRQDAAFPTEHTLAAKYWAPVRRIDGAYGDRNLVCSCPSPEAFADQTV
- a CDS encoding MerR family transcriptional regulator — translated: MSDRHIQDALFPDAREAAVRADLVGYRGPVACNAAGITYRQLDYWARTGLVAPSIRTASGSGSQRLYSFKDILVLKVVKRLLDTGISLQNVRTAVDHLRQRGVDDLANITLLSDGTTVYECTSAEEVVDLLAGGQGVFGIAVSGALKELTGSLEHLPSVRTDVDETSTAGDELARRRMARKAATA
- a CDS encoding bifunctional nuclease family protein, with the protein product MREMSVVGVRVELPANQPIVLLTEVEGEKFLPIWIGSAEASAIAYEQQGIKPPRPLTHDLLVNVIEALGSKLERVRITGMKDGLYFAELDLQGAEPVTVRPSDGIALALRTGAVILADDDLIEQAGITIDEATAGEDGEESEDEVEKFREFLDNVTPEDFAGS